A window from Streptomyces sp. NBC_00271 encodes these proteins:
- a CDS encoding SseB family protein, translating to MDTPSNNHHYLPTATTPAQEALKALTENTENPLALDTLADSEVLVPVPDDASEEDVRDPAAVALPVLEQPGGEQVVPVFTSEPAMAELLPFVSRYRLVPLGALASQWPTGDLSLTIDPSSPNGLTLTSEGVRTLLVRPRA from the coding sequence ATGGACACACCCTCGAACAACCATCACTACCTGCCGACGGCCACGACACCGGCCCAGGAGGCACTGAAGGCACTCACGGAGAACACCGAGAACCCGCTGGCGCTGGACACCCTGGCCGACAGCGAGGTGCTGGTCCCCGTGCCGGACGACGCGAGCGAGGAGGACGTGCGCGACCCCGCCGCCGTGGCGCTGCCCGTGCTGGAGCAGCCGGGCGGGGAGCAGGTGGTGCCGGTGTTCACCTCGGAGCCGGCGATGGCCGAACTGCTCCCGTTCGTCTCCCGCTACCGTCTGGTTCCGCTGGGCGCGCTCGCCTCCCAATGGCCGACCGGTGATCTGTCGCTCACCATCGACCCGAGTTCACCGAACGGCCTGACCCTCACCTCCGAGGGCGTTCGTACCCTGTTGGTCCGGCCGCGGGCCTGA